One genomic window of Psychrobacillus sp. INOP01 includes the following:
- a CDS encoding RDD family protein, translated as MNLNPAGFWIRFGASLLDGIIIGIPLAIISYLIFGDSDTWFTTLGSYLYFILLPTLWVGYTLGKKILGIRIVKLDDTDVSFWTMIKRHFIAGLIYALTLGIGVIVSAFMVGIREDKRAIHDFIAGTYVSFNPPWQK; from the coding sequence TTGAATTTGAATCCAGCTGGTTTTTGGATTAGATTTGGTGCCAGTCTTTTAGATGGCATTATTATTGGTATACCGCTAGCTATTATTAGTTACCTTATTTTTGGAGACAGTGATACATGGTTTACTACTTTAGGGTCGTATCTATATTTCATATTACTCCCTACATTATGGGTAGGATACACTTTAGGAAAGAAAATTCTTGGTATTCGCATCGTGAAATTAGATGATACTGACGTCAGTTTTTGGACCATGATTAAACGACATTTTATTGCTGGCCTTATTTATGCGTTAACCTTAGGGATTGGCGTTATTGTTAGTGCCTTTATGGTGGGGATTCGCGAAGATAAACGAGCAATTCATGATTTTATAGCAGGGACTTATGTATCTTTCAATCCGCCTTGGCAAAAATAG
- a CDS encoding SDR family oxidoreductase, which translates to MRLQDKVAIVTGAASGMGKAIAEAYAKQGAKVVVSDYNLEGAEAVVAGIKSAGGEAIANRTNVAELADVENLFAETKNAFGKLDILVNNAGIMDGMEPVGEISDEKWDRLFAVNTTGVMRAMRIATNIFLEQGHGVFVNNISAGGLCGARAGAAYTASKHAVTGLTKNTAYMYANSGIRCNGIAPGGVMTNIQTSMTSLSEFGMGRQQTGSGTMPRVGQPEEIAHLAVFLGSDESSFVNGQIIAADAGWTAY; encoded by the coding sequence ATGAGATTACAAGACAAAGTAGCTATCGTTACTGGCGCAGCTTCTGGGATGGGTAAAGCTATCGCTGAAGCTTATGCAAAACAAGGCGCAAAGGTCGTTGTTTCCGACTACAATTTGGAAGGTGCAGAAGCTGTAGTAGCAGGTATTAAATCAGCTGGCGGTGAAGCAATTGCTAACCGTACAAACGTGGCAGAGCTTGCTGACGTAGAAAACTTATTCGCTGAAACAAAAAACGCGTTTGGTAAATTAGATATTTTAGTTAACAATGCAGGTATTATGGATGGAATGGAGCCCGTTGGTGAAATTTCAGATGAAAAATGGGATCGCCTATTCGCAGTAAATACTACTGGTGTTATGCGTGCAATGCGTATCGCAACTAATATTTTCTTAGAACAAGGACACGGAGTTTTCGTGAACAACATCTCTGCAGGTGGATTATGTGGTGCTCGCGCTGGTGCAGCGTACACTGCATCTAAACACGCTGTTACAGGTTTAACTAAGAACACGGCTTACATGTACGCAAACTCAGGAATCCGTTGTAACGGAATTGCTCCAGGTGGCGTGATGACAAATATTCAAACTTCTATGACTAGTCTTTCTGAATTTGGGATGGGTCGTCAACAAACTGGTAGTGGGACAATGCCACGTGTTGGTCAACCTGAAGAGATTGCGCACCTTGCGGTATTCTTAGGTTCTGACGAGTCAAGCTTCGTCAATGGTCAAATTATTGCCGCTGATGCTGGTTGGACCGCTTACTAA
- a CDS encoding biotin transporter BioY, with product MRNERLKMMIVAALFAAIIAVAAQIMINIPPVPFTLMTIAVMLTATILGAKYGTLAVTVYVLMGIIGIPVFAGMKGGFGIILGPTGGYLVAIIPAALFVGWYLDTFQYSKVQAIIANIIAVFIILILGSIWLKVAAELPWNAAFKGGMLPFVLPDLAKAVVAAVIGIIIRTRLVAAKLI from the coding sequence ATGAGAAATGAACGTTTAAAAATGATGATTGTAGCAGCATTGTTTGCAGCTATCATAGCAGTTGCTGCACAAATCATGATCAATATACCACCAGTACCGTTTACATTAATGACGATTGCGGTAATGCTAACCGCAACGATATTGGGAGCTAAGTATGGCACACTTGCAGTAACTGTGTATGTATTGATGGGGATAATCGGAATTCCAGTATTCGCTGGTATGAAAGGTGGATTTGGGATTATACTTGGTCCAACAGGTGGATACTTAGTAGCAATTATACCTGCCGCTTTATTTGTTGGGTGGTATTTAGATACATTTCAGTATTCAAAGGTACAAGCAATTATTGCAAATATAATAGCTGTATTTATCATATTAATCCTTGGTTCTATTTGGTTAAAAGTTGCGGCTGAACTACCCTGGAATGCAGCATTTAAAGGTGGAATGCTCCCATTTGTACTTCCTGACCTAGCGAAAGCGGTTGTTGCTGCGGTAATAGGTATTATCATTCGTACAAGACTGGTAGCGGCGAAACTAATATAA
- a CDS encoding TetR/AcrR family transcriptional regulator produces the protein MKKNDLRIIKTKKAIYQALTHLLKDKLLTDINVTELCREASINRGTFYFHYEEVGDVFKEFFEEVIRDLEESYKEPYKHISALQLETLVFKNLDPKTVRIFHHVKKYEDFYRIILSDNVSTTYYYMFFDAIRSNFIEDSKIGKYDESKKYVYSYMTNAIIGLIIEWHRNDFKESVDDMNIHLVETLNVITRS, from the coding sequence TTGAAGAAAAATGATTTGCGAATCATAAAGACAAAGAAAGCTATCTATCAAGCCTTAACTCATTTATTGAAAGATAAGCTTTTAACAGACATCAATGTAACTGAACTTTGTCGGGAAGCAAGTATAAATAGAGGGACCTTTTACTTTCACTATGAAGAAGTTGGTGATGTTTTTAAGGAGTTTTTTGAAGAGGTAATTAGAGATTTAGAAGAATCCTATAAAGAACCATACAAACACATTTCTGCTCTACAATTAGAAACTTTAGTTTTCAAAAATTTAGATCCAAAAACGGTTCGTATTTTTCATCATGTCAAAAAGTATGAAGATTTTTATCGCATTATTTTATCAGATAATGTATCGACTACTTACTATTATATGTTCTTTGATGCAATCCGTTCTAATTTCATAGAGGATAGTAAAATAGGGAAATACGACGAATCAAAAAAATATGTATATTCCTATATGACCAATGCTATTATTGGTTTAATTATTGAATGGCATCGTAATGACTTTAAGGAGTCCGTTGATGACATGAATATTCATTTAGTCGAAACGTTGAATGTTATAACGAGGAGTTAG
- a CDS encoding DoxX family protein, translating into MKKQQLATLILRVVFGFTFLIHGISKFQGGISNTVGYFDSLGLPGFLAYVIAIIELVGGLLLIIGFGTRVIGALFAVIMIGAIFSAKLSLGLLGDGVSAGYELELVFLAIGVYFVLANPTNLSLDEKLSQKNR; encoded by the coding sequence ATGAAAAAACAACAACTTGCAACACTTATTTTGCGTGTCGTGTTTGGATTCACGTTCTTAATACATGGCATATCAAAATTCCAAGGAGGTATTTCAAATACAGTTGGTTATTTTGATTCACTTGGTTTACCAGGATTTCTAGCATACGTAATTGCAATTATTGAATTAGTTGGTGGATTATTATTAATAATTGGATTTGGAACGCGTGTAATTGGTGCTCTATTTGCTGTAATAATGATAGGTGCAATTTTTTCAGCGAAATTATCATTAGGATTATTAGGCGACGGTGTATCAGCTGGTTATGAATTAGAATTAGTCTTCTTAGCTATAGGTGTTTATTTTGTCTTAGCTAACCCGACTAATTTATCACTTGATGAAAAACTGTCACAAAAAAATAGATAA
- a CDS encoding NADP-dependent malic enzyme → MDLRSRALRLHRESKGKMEVVFKVPMDSMEDLSLAYSPGVAEPCIEIHNDPSTIYDYTAKGNLVAVVTDGTAVLGLGDIGPGAALPVMEGKAILLKRFADVDAFPICLDTKNVDEIVQIVKALSPTFGAINLEDISAPRCFEIEDRLRMELDIPVFHDDQHGTAIVVGAGLQNAMKLVNKTNNNVKVVINGAGAAGMAILKVLLQLGYTNIIMCDSTGIIYEGRVEGMNPVKQSIANLTNPIGLTGSLKDAMEGSDIFIGVSVANLLTKDLVQSMNTNSIIFALANPTPEIPFELAKEWGVRVVATGRSDYPNQVNNVLAFPGIFRGALDVRATDINEQMKLAAVEAIASLVNENELRDDYIIPRALDERVVQVVAAAVSEAAISSGVSLLYQPVLES, encoded by the coding sequence ATGGATTTGAGATCAAGAGCATTAAGATTGCATCGTGAAAGTAAGGGAAAGATGGAAGTTGTCTTTAAAGTTCCAATGGACAGCATGGAGGATTTAAGTTTGGCCTACTCACCAGGTGTTGCAGAACCGTGTATTGAAATCCATAACGATCCTTCCACTATTTATGACTATACTGCTAAAGGGAATTTAGTTGCAGTGGTAACAGATGGTACTGCCGTATTAGGCCTAGGTGACATTGGGCCAGGAGCAGCTTTACCCGTCATGGAGGGTAAAGCAATTTTACTAAAAAGGTTTGCTGACGTTGATGCATTTCCGATTTGTTTGGACACAAAAAATGTAGATGAAATAGTCCAGATCGTAAAAGCATTGAGCCCAACTTTTGGTGCCATAAACTTGGAGGATATTTCCGCGCCACGTTGTTTTGAAATAGAAGATCGACTTCGCATGGAATTAGATATACCGGTTTTTCATGATGACCAACACGGTACGGCAATTGTCGTAGGCGCGGGGCTTCAAAATGCGATGAAACTTGTAAATAAAACAAATAATAATGTTAAAGTTGTGATTAATGGAGCAGGTGCTGCTGGAATGGCCATTTTAAAAGTGCTTCTTCAGTTAGGATATACTAATATTATTATGTGTGATTCAACAGGAATTATTTACGAAGGCCGAGTAGAAGGTATGAATCCTGTTAAACAGTCGATTGCAAACTTAACAAACCCAATTGGTTTAACTGGTTCTTTAAAAGATGCGATGGAAGGATCAGATATATTTATCGGCGTATCTGTAGCTAATTTACTTACAAAAGATTTAGTTCAATCGATGAATACAAACTCTATTATTTTCGCCCTAGCTAATCCTACTCCTGAAATTCCGTTTGAACTTGCAAAAGAATGGGGAGTTAGAGTAGTGGCAACTGGACGCTCTGATTATCCAAACCAGGTTAATAATGTTTTAGCGTTTCCAGGGATTTTCAGAGGTGCCTTAGATGTAAGAGCAACGGATATTAATGAACAGATGAAGTTAGCTGCTGTCGAGGCAATTGCTTCGTTAGTGAATGAAAACGAACTTAGAGATGACTACATCATTCCTAGAGCTTTGGATGAAAGAGTCGTTCAAGTTGTAGCTGCAGCAGTAAGTGAAGCAGCAATTTCTTCGGGAGTGTCTCTACTTTATCAGCCAGTATTAGAGAGTTAA
- the pepT gene encoding peptidase T: MKETLIERLVRYAKIDTQSDASSTICPSTEGQWDLLHELQKELATVGLEEITLDENGYLFATLPANTDKDIPTIGFLAHVDTATDYTGKNVKPQRIDSYDGQDITLNENTIMNVQDFPELKNYVGHTLLTTDGTTLLGADDKAGIAIIMTAMEYFIQHPEVKHGKIRVAFTPDEEIGRGPHKFDVEKFGAKFAYTMDGGPLGELQFESFNAAGAKVVTNGKSVHPGSAKDKMVNSITMATKFQSHMPTDAVPEKTDGYEGFIHLMNITGDTEKTELSYIIRDHDRENFEEKKQLFLDTAEKIKAEYGENAISVELNDQYYNMGEKITPVMEIVNAAKDVMIALDIEPLIIPVRGGTDGSQLSYMGMPTPNVFTGGENYHGKYEFISVDVMEKSTEVVKGIIQSFEKQT, from the coding sequence ATGAAAGAAACTTTAATCGAGCGTTTAGTTCGTTATGCAAAAATAGATACACAATCAGATGCCTCCAGTACAATCTGCCCATCTACTGAAGGGCAATGGGATTTACTTCATGAGCTTCAAAAAGAATTAGCTACAGTTGGTTTGGAGGAAATTACATTAGATGAAAATGGATATCTTTTCGCAACACTTCCTGCTAATACCGACAAAGATATTCCAACCATTGGCTTCTTAGCACATGTAGATACAGCTACAGATTACACCGGGAAAAATGTAAAACCACAGCGAATCGACAGCTATGACGGACAAGATATTACTCTAAATGAAAATACAATTATGAATGTTCAGGACTTCCCTGAATTAAAAAATTATGTTGGCCACACACTTTTAACTACAGACGGAACTACTCTTCTTGGCGCAGACGATAAAGCCGGAATTGCCATCATTATGACTGCAATGGAATATTTCATCCAGCATCCAGAAGTAAAGCATGGTAAAATTCGTGTTGCTTTCACACCGGACGAAGAAATCGGACGTGGACCACATAAATTTGATGTGGAAAAATTCGGAGCAAAATTTGCCTATACAATGGATGGTGGTCCATTAGGAGAATTACAATTTGAAAGCTTTAACGCAGCAGGTGCCAAAGTTGTTACAAACGGGAAAAGTGTGCACCCTGGTTCTGCAAAAGACAAAATGGTGAACTCCATTACTATGGCTACGAAATTCCAATCTCATATGCCAACAGATGCTGTCCCTGAAAAAACGGATGGTTATGAAGGGTTTATTCATCTGATGAATATTACTGGGGACACAGAAAAAACAGAGCTTAGCTATATAATTCGTGACCATGACCGTGAAAATTTCGAAGAGAAAAAACAATTATTTCTTGATACAGCCGAGAAAATTAAAGCTGAATACGGCGAAAATGCTATTTCTGTAGAGTTAAACGATCAATATTACAATATGGGTGAAAAAATTACGCCTGTAATGGAAATTGTAAATGCAGCAAAAGATGTGATGATTGCATTAGATATTGAACCCTTGATTATACCTGTACGTGGTGGAACGGATGGCTCTCAGCTTTCTTATATGGGAATGCCTACACCTAACGTATTTACTGGTGGAGAAAACTATCATGGAAAATATGAGTTTATCTCTGTAGATGTAATGGAAAAATCAACAGAAGTTGTAAAAGGGATTATCCAATCATTTGAAAAACAGACTTGA
- a CDS encoding lysoplasmalogenase, whose translation MWSKIIGVLIGVMGIIYIFFIPSDPVATKIVFKLIPMLLIILFAFLQPVGESRKYKTLIIIGLTVCMLADGLIYWFIAGLITFLIGHIWYIFAFKQIQHTSLPKWAIALLLAYGFAMVIWLAGTLWSQGDTVLAFAVIIYIAVILMMGWNAFQTANKFAIIGAILFIFSDSTLAINKFIVDIPFSDALIMISYYGAQFMFALSINYSATRKNLLK comes from the coding sequence ATGTGGAGTAAAATTATTGGGGTTTTAATAGGGGTTATGGGCATTATTTATATTTTTTTCATACCAAGTGATCCTGTTGCAACAAAGATTGTTTTTAAGCTTATTCCGATGCTGCTTATTATATTGTTCGCATTTCTTCAACCTGTCGGAGAATCTCGTAAATATAAGACCCTTATTATAATCGGTCTAACGGTATGTATGCTTGCTGATGGGTTAATTTATTGGTTTATTGCCGGACTTATCACATTTTTAATCGGACATATTTGGTATATCTTTGCTTTTAAGCAAATCCAACATACGTCTCTTCCAAAATGGGCTATTGCATTGCTTCTAGCATACGGGTTTGCAATGGTGATTTGGCTAGCAGGAACTCTTTGGTCCCAAGGAGATACAGTATTGGCTTTTGCAGTTATTATTTATATAGCAGTTATTCTAATGATGGGATGGAATGCTTTTCAAACTGCCAATAAGTTCGCGATTATCGGTGCTATTTTATTTATCTTCTCGGATTCTACTCTCGCTATTAATAAATTCATTGTAGATATTCCTTTCTCAGACGCACTTATTATGATTTCCTATTACGGTGCTCAATTTATGTTTGCTCTTAGTATTAATTATTCCGCAACTCGAAAGAATCTGTTAAAATAG
- a CDS encoding DnaJ family domain-containing protein produces the protein MDNDDFNKPSNDLIGEILKEYAKTGGMDNLKGTGKPISEEYFSGDIFQHFQKIAKDAGFKPHWLKLQHEIKDELHEIAQKYAAFDREGLQFRVTKVNEKIMQYNKACPPPMQKGTVRLETIDTASSRW, from the coding sequence ATGGATAATGACGACTTCAATAAGCCAAGTAATGATTTGATAGGAGAAATTTTAAAAGAGTACGCCAAGACAGGTGGTATGGATAATCTAAAGGGAACAGGTAAGCCGATTTCAGAGGAATACTTCTCTGGTGACATCTTTCAACACTTCCAAAAAATAGCGAAGGATGCGGGATTTAAACCACACTGGTTAAAACTTCAGCATGAGATAAAAGATGAATTGCATGAAATTGCCCAAAAATATGCAGCTTTTGACAGAGAAGGTTTACAATTTAGAGTAACAAAAGTGAATGAGAAAATAATGCAGTATAACAAAGCATGTCCACCACCTATGCAAAAAGGAACAGTGAGATTAGAAACAATAGATACTGCAAGTAGTAGATGGTAA
- a CDS encoding DUF3243 domain-containing protein produces the protein MSNNINERVEAKLSSIGQEEKEEILSNFSSFKSYLSGKVAAGEKMGLSDETLAKATEKVAGYLANHEEPRNREEHVLQQLWKSGDKDQQQALSHMLLNMVKNG, from the coding sequence TTGAGCAATAACATAAATGAACGTGTCGAAGCTAAGCTTAGTAGTATTGGTCAAGAAGAAAAAGAAGAAATTCTAAGTAATTTCTCTAGCTTTAAATCGTATTTATCCGGAAAAGTAGCTGCGGGCGAAAAAATGGGACTAAGTGACGAAACTTTAGCTAAAGCTACAGAAAAAGTTGCTGGTTACTTAGCCAACCACGAAGAACCACGTAACCGTGAAGAACATGTTCTTCAACAATTGTGGAAAAGCGGAGACAAGGATCAGCAACAAGCGCTTAGCCATATGCTTTTAAACATGGTTAAAAATGGCTGA
- a CDS encoding M3 family oligoendopeptidase: MVTFKDYEYKRPNLEQYKATFQGLLTKFKEASSMEEQSKAIEDINSFRNDYSTNANLVYIRASIDTNDEYYQKERDYFDETNPEIEEMITEYYKALVESPFRDELEDKWGNQLFDLADYQIKAFSPEIISLMQKENKLSSDYSKLVASAQVDFNGETLTLAQLGPYTESTDRDTRKKARETSSGFFHENEANFDDLYDQLVKVRHEIATTLGYKNFVELGYIRMNRIDYNAEMVKKFRDQVRDFIVPVATKLYERQAKRIGVDSLKYYDEPFNFLSGNATPQGSPEWIVENGKKMYEELSPETAEFFQFMIDRDLMDLVAKKGKEAGGYCTFIDNYESPYIFSNFNGTSGDIDVLTHEAGHAFQVYTSRNIGIPEYVWPTFESCEIHSMSMEFFTWPWMELFFKDQTYKYKFAHLSSGLLFLPYGVAVDEFQHVVYENPEMSPAERKAAWKKIEEIYLPHRNYDGNSYYEAGGFWQRQAHIYASPFYYIDYTLAQICAFQFWKRSREDHEAAWKDYLHLCQLGGSKSFTKLVAEANLISPFEDGCVESVIGSIEEYLNSVDDSAL, translated from the coding sequence ATGGTTACATTTAAGGACTATGAATACAAACGTCCAAATTTAGAGCAATACAAAGCTACATTTCAAGGGTTATTAACAAAATTTAAGGAAGCATCATCAATGGAAGAACAGAGTAAAGCTATTGAGGATATCAATTCATTCCGCAATGACTACTCTACAAACGCAAACTTAGTTTATATTCGTGCATCTATCGATACTAATGATGAGTACTATCAAAAAGAGCGTGATTATTTTGATGAGACCAACCCTGAAATAGAAGAAATGATTACTGAATATTACAAAGCGCTGGTTGAATCACCGTTCCGAGATGAACTGGAAGATAAATGGGGCAATCAGCTTTTTGACTTGGCAGATTACCAAATCAAGGCTTTCTCTCCGGAAATTATTTCCCTTATGCAAAAAGAAAATAAACTTTCTTCCGACTACTCGAAGCTGGTTGCGTCTGCTCAGGTTGATTTTAATGGAGAGACATTAACACTTGCACAACTCGGTCCATATACTGAATCAACAGATCGTGATACACGTAAAAAGGCTAGAGAGACTAGTAGTGGATTTTTCCATGAAAACGAAGCAAATTTTGATGACCTTTATGATCAGCTTGTAAAAGTCCGTCATGAAATTGCAACTACCCTTGGTTACAAAAACTTTGTAGAGCTCGGTTATATTCGTATGAACCGTATCGATTACAATGCGGAAATGGTAAAAAAATTCCGTGATCAAGTTCGTGATTTCATTGTTCCTGTTGCAACAAAGCTTTATGAACGCCAGGCAAAACGTATTGGGGTAGACAGTTTAAAATATTATGATGAGCCCTTTAACTTCCTTAGTGGAAATGCAACCCCACAAGGTTCTCCAGAGTGGATTGTGGAAAATGGGAAGAAAATGTACGAGGAGCTTTCTCCTGAAACCGCTGAGTTCTTCCAGTTTATGATTGATCGTGATTTGATGGATTTAGTTGCGAAAAAAGGGAAAGAGGCTGGTGGTTACTGTACATTTATCGATAATTACGAATCTCCATACATTTTCTCTAATTTCAATGGAACGTCTGGTGATATTGACGTACTTACGCATGAAGCAGGTCACGCTTTCCAGGTGTATACAAGTCGTAACATAGGTATCCCAGAGTATGTTTGGCCAACTTTTGAGTCTTGTGAGATTCATTCGATGAGTATGGAATTCTTTACGTGGCCTTGGATGGAATTGTTCTTTAAGGATCAAACCTACAAATATAAGTTTGCCCACTTAAGTAGCGGACTTCTGTTCCTACCATACGGAGTCGCAGTGGACGAATTCCAGCATGTTGTCTATGAAAATCCTGAAATGTCTCCTGCTGAACGTAAGGCTGCTTGGAAGAAAATCGAGGAAATTTATTTACCTCATCGCAATTATGATGGAAATAGTTATTACGAGGCTGGTGGGTTCTGGCAACGCCAAGCACATATTTATGCTAGCCCTTTCTATTATATCGACTACACACTTGCTCAAATTTGTGCGTTCCAATTTTGGAAACGCTCAAGAGAGGATCATGAAGCTGCTTGGAAGGATTATTTACATCTTTGCCAACTTGGTGGATCGAAGTCTTTCACTAAATTAGTAGCAGAAGCAAATTTGATCTCTCCATTTGAGGATGGTTGTGTGGAATCTGTTATTGGTTCGATTGAGGAATATTTAAATAGTGTGGATGACTCAGCACTTTAG
- a CDS encoding multidrug resistance efflux transporter family protein: MREILLGVLASLFFAVTFILNRSMEISGGSWIWSSSLRYFFMLPFLFIIVYYRKGLSATFKEIKSAPAAWLLWSFVGFVLFYAPLTFAAAYGPGWLISGMWQFTIVAGVLLAPLFMMKVENRVIKQKIPIVSLFISLLILIGIILIQIPNTESVNLRMIFLGILPVLIAAFAYPLGNRKMMGHLNGRLDTFQRVLGMTIASMPAWILLGVYAVFTVGLPSSSQVFQSLIVAISSGVIATILFFMATDRVRDHQGKLAAVEATQSTEIIFVIIGEMFLLHVPLPAPIALIGLGIIILGMFLHSYYTKILNTRALTIQTK, encoded by the coding sequence ATGCGTGAAATATTACTAGGAGTTTTAGCCTCCCTATTTTTTGCAGTTACCTTTATACTTAATCGTTCAATGGAAATATCGGGAGGGAGCTGGATTTGGAGCTCCTCCCTCCGATATTTTTTCATGCTTCCTTTTTTATTCATCATTGTTTATTATCGCAAAGGTCTGTCTGCTACATTTAAAGAAATAAAATCTGCTCCTGCTGCTTGGTTACTTTGGAGCTTTGTAGGTTTTGTATTATTTTATGCACCACTCACTTTCGCAGCCGCATATGGACCTGGTTGGTTAATATCCGGGATGTGGCAATTTACGATTGTCGCAGGGGTTCTACTTGCACCATTATTTATGATGAAAGTGGAAAACAGAGTCATTAAACAAAAAATCCCAATCGTTTCGCTGTTTATTTCCCTCCTTATTTTAATAGGAATCATTCTTATACAAATTCCTAATACCGAATCAGTTAATTTGCGAATGATTTTTTTAGGGATTTTACCTGTACTGATAGCAGCATTTGCCTATCCTTTAGGGAATCGTAAAATGATGGGACATTTAAATGGACGTTTAGATACATTTCAGCGCGTCTTAGGTATGACTATTGCGTCCATGCCTGCTTGGATTTTATTGGGGGTTTATGCAGTTTTTACTGTGGGCTTACCATCTTCTAGTCAAGTATTTCAATCCCTTATTGTAGCTATCAGCTCTGGAGTGATTGCTACTATATTATTCTTCATGGCAACCGATCGGGTTCGGGACCATCAAGGTAAATTGGCAGCAGTAGAAGCAACACAGTCAACTGAAATCATTTTCGTTATTATTGGTGAAATGTTTTTGCTGCATGTTCCTCTACCAGCACCAATTGCGCTTATAGGGCTTGGAATCATTATTCTAGGTATGTTCTTACATAGTTACTACACAAAAATATTAAATACAAGAGCTTTAACAATACAAACAAAATAG
- a CDS encoding PH domain-containing protein: MTFRSKIDRTFIVIMSVALVIVALATLWPVAYELFFTNSPEYPAIWIMTSLFLLCTGFLIWISLDIHYTFYDDYLYVKGGPFRSKIKYKDMTKVNKSSNILAGYRILSSKDALEIHYNHSLMGSIIISPDNQEQFLNVLLEKAPHIA; the protein is encoded by the coding sequence ATGACGTTCCGTTCAAAAATAGACCGGACATTTATTGTTATCATGTCAGTAGCGCTGGTTATTGTTGCGCTAGCGACATTGTGGCCGGTAGCATACGAATTGTTTTTTACTAATTCTCCTGAATATCCTGCTATATGGATAATGACTTCTTTGTTTTTATTATGTACAGGTTTCCTAATATGGATTTCCTTAGATATCCATTACACTTTTTACGATGATTATTTGTATGTCAAAGGTGGTCCTTTTCGAAGTAAAATAAAGTATAAGGATATGACAAAGGTAAATAAATCGTCCAATATATTAGCTGGATATCGTATTCTGTCTTCCAAGGACGCATTGGAAATTCACTATAATCACTCATTAATGGGGAGTATAATAATTTCTCCCGACAATCAAGAACAGTTTTTAAATGTTTTATTAGAAAAAGCACCACATATTGCATAG
- a CDS encoding NADPH-dependent FMN reductase: MSFMKKLFGLNSNEEQTGGNDMMKIGIVLGSTREGRVSPQVGAWVKELADKRGDANYTIIDIADFKLPLLGEAEGDASGAAAWSEIIAKQDGFVFIVQEYNHSITGALKNALDYLREEWNNKAAGIVSYGSVGGARATEHLRGILSELLVAHVRVHPALSLFTDFENGTDFKPAAVQADSVNQMLDQVIPWTKALSTIRK, translated from the coding sequence ATGAGCTTTATGAAAAAATTATTCGGATTAAATTCAAATGAAGAGCAAACAGGAGGAAATGACATGATGAAAATTGGTATTGTTTTAGGGAGTACACGTGAAGGACGCGTTAGTCCACAAGTTGGAGCATGGGTAAAAGAACTAGCAGATAAACGTGGGGATGCAAACTACACTATTATCGACATTGCAGATTTCAAATTACCACTATTAGGTGAAGCAGAAGGCGACGCATCAGGTGCAGCAGCATGGTCAGAAATCATTGCAAAACAAGACGGATTCGTATTCATCGTTCAAGAATACAATCACTCGATCACAGGTGCACTTAAAAATGCATTAGATTACCTACGTGAAGAGTGGAACAACAAAGCAGCTGGTATCGTATCTTACGGTTCCGTTGGTGGAGCTCGTGCAACAGAACATTTACGTGGAATTTTAAGTGAATTACTTGTAGCACATGTACGTGTACATCCAGCATTATCATTATTTACAGACTTCGAAAACGGTACAGATTTCAAACCAGCTGCCGTTCAAGCAGATTCAGTCAACCAAATGTTAGATCAAGTTATTCCTTGGACAAAAGCTTTAAGTACTATACGTAAGTAA